One window of the Polypterus senegalus isolate Bchr_013 chromosome 18, ASM1683550v1, whole genome shotgun sequence genome contains the following:
- the LOC120518290 gene encoding rho guanine nucleotide exchange factor 33 isoform X2, translating to MAEMKEMAGRSCPGTDALKTCDTELAGQISQLHMMVAELKAGFGDAVVQLSSIQHYDSVLQQRIDQTRWDYSQEIQQLRDLVYGLKDDLGDAMRHIGLVSDLQKRLQQDLEIIKQDRVRAPAVTEHQSCREPFSGNLLELNPSSGNRPTCSFLNALIPGHRQSQGALPSNQNTCLYSLDTTGTSPHFPAPFHIQGSRQNIERPFSTCGIKKLPGCTSGSRTDQQLEWFVNEGGRSQAVLELLYSEQKYVSCLSELQVTFIKALEALPQSHEVSDVFLACLYQLSQHHKLLRNTLESRIFSHRWQGIVGDTLAQLTNRDDGNFLDIYLTYFRIFPSFHSLFCLSRDQNYGSFTQCKQKQLESLMSAPLSRISSYLSHVQNISRWTHNEHPDHYFLGLSEKRLQEFLRCSHIFLKEANSQFNQRLTEGSHASLESASPSPPSHSSLDISHSLSSCTTRDSGVVCEDGGSRAISEVISRLEKLTHDPMHHAEKLTKWPSDPYSLGNEQKFSSLNDNNKELKAIRDPETVPYEDYSTSHHSKKKFNHGPLRKVSQADQDGESVLNRSEKMSLMNWETNCDTDIDGDDLCEVSVFDYHSVSSSESSSEMTNVRKHGPTKLEEKSGILGEGDATDEEAPPVLIKPTPRRIKYPLGRSSQRPGTLPPCGVVTDRRKCNTGTPHRLETAQCQTEGLTPEPSQEKHLGTTISSAFPDIVALTSNCCSPWEEKQDSAAACGYNGQVRLKDPKWAQHGEKDMIKISANCRSVSEFKLVNIQSRALEDRSLKIKHENLKLQIKNSQIECDDASDPCSTV from the exons ATGGCTGAGATGAAAGAAATGGCTGGCAGGAGCTGTCCTGGCACAG atgcATTGAAGACATGTGACACTGAGCTGGCTGGTCAGAtctcacag CTGCACATGATGGTGGCAGAGCTGAAAGCAGGCTTTGGAGATGCTGTTGTTCAGCTGAGCAGCATTCAGCACTACGACAGCGTCTTGCAGCAGCGCATTGACCAGACAAGGTGGGACTACAGCCAGGAGATTCAGCAGCTGAGAGATTTGGTTTACGGTCTAAAG GATGACTTGGGAGATGCTATGCGTCATATTGGACTTGTTAGTGACTTGCAGAAACGCCTCCAGCAGGACCTGGAGATAATAAAACAGGACAGAGTACGAGCACCTGCAGTGACAGAACATCAAAGCTGCAG GGAACCTTTCTCTGGGAATCTATTGGAATTGAACCCTTCAAGTGGGAACAGGCCGACTTGTTCTTTTTTAAACGCACTTATACCAGGACATCGTCAGAGTCAAG GAGCCCTCCCATCAAATCAGAATACTTGCCTGTATTCCCTTGATACAACAGGCACCAGCCCACATTTCCCAGCACCCTTTCACATTCAGGGATCAAGGCAGAATATTGAAAGACCTTTCTCGACATGTGGAATTAAGAAGCTGCCAGGATGTACTTCGGGCTCTAGGACAGACCAACAATTGGAGTGGTTTGTCAATGAAG gTGGGAGATCACAAGCTGTCCTTGAGTTACTTTACTCAGAGCAAAAGTATGTATCCTGTTTGTCAGAGCTCCAGGTCACCTTCATCAAGGCTCTAGAAGCTTTGCCCCAAAGCCATGAAGTCAG TGATGTGTTCCTTGCCTGCTTATATCAATTATCACAGCACCACAAACTGCTGAGAAACACGCTTGAGAGCAGGATCTTCAGCCACAGGTGGCAAGGAATTGTGGGAGATACTCTTGCCCAACTAACCAACAGAGATGAT GGTAATTTTCTGGACATCTATTTGACATATTTCAGAATTTTCCCATCATTCCACTCATTGTTCTGTTTGTCAAGGGATCAAAATTACGGATCATTTACCCAG TGCAAACAAAAGCAGCTGGAAAGCCTGATGTCGGCTCCTCTCTCTAGGATTTCCTCATATCTGTCACATGTTCAG AATATATCTAGATGGACACACAATGAGCACCCTGACCACTATTTTTTGGGCCTGAGTGAGAAGAGACTTCAGGAGTTTCTCCGCTGTTCTCACATCTTCCTGAAGGAAGCCAACAGCCAATTTAACCAGCGGCTCACGGAGGGCAG CCATGCTTCTCTGGAATCAGCAAGCCCCTCTCCACCAAGTCACAGCAGCTTAGATATAAGTCACAGCCTAAGCAGCTGCACTACTAGGGACAGTGGGGTCGTGTGTGAAGATGGGGGCAGCAGAGCCATATCTGAGGTGATCTCCCG ccttgAAAAACTAACCCATGATCCCATGCACCACGCAGAGAAGCTCACAAAATGGCCAAGTGACCCATATTCCCTAGGAAATGAACAGAAGTTTTCCAGCCTTAATGATAACAATAAAGAACTAAAAGCTATCCGGGACCCTGAAACTGTGCCTTATGAGGACTATTCAACTTCCCACCACAGCAAGAAGAAATTCAATCATGGTCCATTACGGAAAGTAAGCCAGGCAGACCAAGATGGTGAATCTGTACTCAACAGATCAGAGAAAATGTCACTAATGAACTGGGAGACGAACTGTGACACAGACATAGATGGGGATGATTTATGTGAAGTTTCGGTTTTCGATTATCATTCTGTTTCCTCTTCTGAATCCAGCAGTGAAATGACAAATGTTCGGAAACACGGACCTACAAAGCTTGAAGAAAAATCAGGCATACTAGGAGAAGGTGATGCAACCGATGAAGAAGCACCACCTGTGTTAATAAAACCCACCCCAAGACGGATTAAGTATCCTCTGGGAAGAAGTTCTCAAAGGCCTGGGACCCTGCCTCCCTGTGGCGTGGTCACTGATAGGAGAAAGTGTAACACAGGCACACCACACAGGCTTGAAACAGCACAATGCCAAACAGAGGGGCTCACTCCTGAGCCTAGTCAAGAGAAGCACTTAGGGACTACAATCTCAAGCGCTTTCCCGGATATAGTTGCTTTAACATCAAACTGCTGCTCCCCATGGGAGGAAAAACAG GATTCTGCAGCAGCATGTGGCTACAACGGGCAGGTCAGACTGAAGGACCCCAAGTGGGCACAACATGGTGAAAAAGACATGATTAAGATCAGTGCAAACTGCAG ATCAGTGTCAGAATTCAAGCTTGTGAATATCCAATCACGTGCGCTAGAGGACCGATCCTTGAAAATAAAACATGAGAACttaaagttacaaataaaaaactcTCAAATTGAATGTGACGATGCAAGTGACCCATGTAGCACTGTGTAG
- the LOC120518290 gene encoding rho guanine nucleotide exchange factor 33 isoform X1 yields MAEMKEMAGRSCPGTDALKTCDTELAGQISQLHMMVAELKAGFGDAVVQLSSIQHYDSVLQQRIDQTRWDYSQEIQQLRDLVYGLKDDLGDAMRHIGLVSDLQKRLQQDLEIIKQDRVRAPAVTEHQSCSREPFSGNLLELNPSSGNRPTCSFLNALIPGHRQSQGALPSNQNTCLYSLDTTGTSPHFPAPFHIQGSRQNIERPFSTCGIKKLPGCTSGSRTDQQLEWFVNEGGRSQAVLELLYSEQKYVSCLSELQVTFIKALEALPQSHEVSDVFLACLYQLSQHHKLLRNTLESRIFSHRWQGIVGDTLAQLTNRDDGNFLDIYLTYFRIFPSFHSLFCLSRDQNYGSFTQCKQKQLESLMSAPLSRISSYLSHVQNISRWTHNEHPDHYFLGLSEKRLQEFLRCSHIFLKEANSQFNQRLTEGSHASLESASPSPPSHSSLDISHSLSSCTTRDSGVVCEDGGSRAISEVISRLEKLTHDPMHHAEKLTKWPSDPYSLGNEQKFSSLNDNNKELKAIRDPETVPYEDYSTSHHSKKKFNHGPLRKVSQADQDGESVLNRSEKMSLMNWETNCDTDIDGDDLCEVSVFDYHSVSSSESSSEMTNVRKHGPTKLEEKSGILGEGDATDEEAPPVLIKPTPRRIKYPLGRSSQRPGTLPPCGVVTDRRKCNTGTPHRLETAQCQTEGLTPEPSQEKHLGTTISSAFPDIVALTSNCCSPWEEKQDSAAACGYNGQVRLKDPKWAQHGEKDMIKISANCRSVSEFKLVNIQSRALEDRSLKIKHENLKLQIKNSQIECDDASDPCSTV; encoded by the exons ATGGCTGAGATGAAAGAAATGGCTGGCAGGAGCTGTCCTGGCACAG atgcATTGAAGACATGTGACACTGAGCTGGCTGGTCAGAtctcacag CTGCACATGATGGTGGCAGAGCTGAAAGCAGGCTTTGGAGATGCTGTTGTTCAGCTGAGCAGCATTCAGCACTACGACAGCGTCTTGCAGCAGCGCATTGACCAGACAAGGTGGGACTACAGCCAGGAGATTCAGCAGCTGAGAGATTTGGTTTACGGTCTAAAG GATGACTTGGGAGATGCTATGCGTCATATTGGACTTGTTAGTGACTTGCAGAAACGCCTCCAGCAGGACCTGGAGATAATAAAACAGGACAGAGTACGAGCACCTGCAGTGACAGAACATCAAAGCTGCAG TAGGGAACCTTTCTCTGGGAATCTATTGGAATTGAACCCTTCAAGTGGGAACAGGCCGACTTGTTCTTTTTTAAACGCACTTATACCAGGACATCGTCAGAGTCAAG GAGCCCTCCCATCAAATCAGAATACTTGCCTGTATTCCCTTGATACAACAGGCACCAGCCCACATTTCCCAGCACCCTTTCACATTCAGGGATCAAGGCAGAATATTGAAAGACCTTTCTCGACATGTGGAATTAAGAAGCTGCCAGGATGTACTTCGGGCTCTAGGACAGACCAACAATTGGAGTGGTTTGTCAATGAAG gTGGGAGATCACAAGCTGTCCTTGAGTTACTTTACTCAGAGCAAAAGTATGTATCCTGTTTGTCAGAGCTCCAGGTCACCTTCATCAAGGCTCTAGAAGCTTTGCCCCAAAGCCATGAAGTCAG TGATGTGTTCCTTGCCTGCTTATATCAATTATCACAGCACCACAAACTGCTGAGAAACACGCTTGAGAGCAGGATCTTCAGCCACAGGTGGCAAGGAATTGTGGGAGATACTCTTGCCCAACTAACCAACAGAGATGAT GGTAATTTTCTGGACATCTATTTGACATATTTCAGAATTTTCCCATCATTCCACTCATTGTTCTGTTTGTCAAGGGATCAAAATTACGGATCATTTACCCAG TGCAAACAAAAGCAGCTGGAAAGCCTGATGTCGGCTCCTCTCTCTAGGATTTCCTCATATCTGTCACATGTTCAG AATATATCTAGATGGACACACAATGAGCACCCTGACCACTATTTTTTGGGCCTGAGTGAGAAGAGACTTCAGGAGTTTCTCCGCTGTTCTCACATCTTCCTGAAGGAAGCCAACAGCCAATTTAACCAGCGGCTCACGGAGGGCAG CCATGCTTCTCTGGAATCAGCAAGCCCCTCTCCACCAAGTCACAGCAGCTTAGATATAAGTCACAGCCTAAGCAGCTGCACTACTAGGGACAGTGGGGTCGTGTGTGAAGATGGGGGCAGCAGAGCCATATCTGAGGTGATCTCCCG ccttgAAAAACTAACCCATGATCCCATGCACCACGCAGAGAAGCTCACAAAATGGCCAAGTGACCCATATTCCCTAGGAAATGAACAGAAGTTTTCCAGCCTTAATGATAACAATAAAGAACTAAAAGCTATCCGGGACCCTGAAACTGTGCCTTATGAGGACTATTCAACTTCCCACCACAGCAAGAAGAAATTCAATCATGGTCCATTACGGAAAGTAAGCCAGGCAGACCAAGATGGTGAATCTGTACTCAACAGATCAGAGAAAATGTCACTAATGAACTGGGAGACGAACTGTGACACAGACATAGATGGGGATGATTTATGTGAAGTTTCGGTTTTCGATTATCATTCTGTTTCCTCTTCTGAATCCAGCAGTGAAATGACAAATGTTCGGAAACACGGACCTACAAAGCTTGAAGAAAAATCAGGCATACTAGGAGAAGGTGATGCAACCGATGAAGAAGCACCACCTGTGTTAATAAAACCCACCCCAAGACGGATTAAGTATCCTCTGGGAAGAAGTTCTCAAAGGCCTGGGACCCTGCCTCCCTGTGGCGTGGTCACTGATAGGAGAAAGTGTAACACAGGCACACCACACAGGCTTGAAACAGCACAATGCCAAACAGAGGGGCTCACTCCTGAGCCTAGTCAAGAGAAGCACTTAGGGACTACAATCTCAAGCGCTTTCCCGGATATAGTTGCTTTAACATCAAACTGCTGCTCCCCATGGGAGGAAAAACAG GATTCTGCAGCAGCATGTGGCTACAACGGGCAGGTCAGACTGAAGGACCCCAAGTGGGCACAACATGGTGAAAAAGACATGATTAAGATCAGTGCAAACTGCAG ATCAGTGTCAGAATTCAAGCTTGTGAATATCCAATCACGTGCGCTAGAGGACCGATCCTTGAAAATAAAACATGAGAACttaaagttacaaataaaaaactcTCAAATTGAATGTGACGATGCAAGTGACCCATGTAGCACTGTGTAG